Proteins from a genomic interval of Coccinella septempunctata chromosome 2, icCocSept1.1, whole genome shotgun sequence:
- the LOC123307856 gene encoding uncharacterized protein LOC123307856, translated as MSKGQVEYRTPVCIMKGLEKQFQKIERGSWQHKPIPLEPQMTFFNNKPTYKWSSEYDHFFAYTKIFPLWDRRKAKCNGVYLPDIHENTFQQEKEKPVPVLTSMVYGRPCRPFYDLQENYRRQHATSDFYRPRGVMRVIEKELQ; from the exons ATGTCGAAGGGGCAAGTGGAATATCGCACGCCTGTGTGCATTATGAAGGGTCtggaaaaacaatttcaaaaaattgaaagaggATCATGG CAACACAAACCGATTCCGCTGGAGCCCCAGATGactttcttcaacaacaaaCCGACCTACAAATGGAGCTCCGAATACGACCACTTTTTCGCTTATACTAAAATATTCCCGCTCTGGGATCGGAGGAAAGCCAAGTGCAATGGAGTGTACCTGCCAGACATACACGAAAATACGTTTCAACAG GAAAAGGAGAAACCAGTTCCTGTTTTAACTAGTATGGTATACGGTCGACCTTGTCGTCCATTTTACGATCTTCAAGAAAACTACCGAAGGCAGCATGCTACTAGCGATTTCTACAGACCCAGAGGTGTCATgagagtgattgaaaaagagctcCAATAA